A window of Thunnus thynnus chromosome 17, fThuThy2.1, whole genome shotgun sequence contains these coding sequences:
- the s1pr5a gene encoding sphingosine 1-phosphate receptor 5a, with amino-acid sequence MATETFHATYTGVAPSAIPTSPSTGNLLREMFREYQSNAVIIEHYNYTGKLKENKYKEGLKPEAIAFLLVCLLIVLENAVVLLAIWKNKKFHLPMYYLLGNLTLSDLLAGFTYMVNLITSGANTLNMTPVLWFLREGGVFIMLAASVISLLAIAIERHVTMVRMKPYQGDKQGRMFALIGASWVLSVFLGVLPVLGWNCMGRLEQCSTVLPLYAKSYILFCITIFSAILMSIVVLYVRIFRIVKSNTQRLGSNPHRKGLYRKSQKYMALLKTVTIVLGVFIACWLPLFILLLLDFFCKAKTCEVLFKADYFLGIAMFNSLLNPIIYTLTSKDMRRAILRLLCRHCLLTKDGHMKKIGMPFLECSTSKTDAASHRLEGVETTVSSGNFTPSTIKVIYPRMSKT; translated from the coding sequence ATGGCAACAGAGACTTTCCATGCTACCTATACTGGTGTAGCTCCATCTGCGATCCCAACGTCCCCCTCAACAGGAAATCTGCTTCGTGAGATGTTTCGTGAGTACCAGAGCAATGCAGTCATCATTGAGCACTACAACTACACAGGAAAGCTGAAGGAGAACAAGTACAAGGAAGGACTCAAACCAGAGGCCATAGCTTTTCTGCTGGTCTGCTTGCTGATTGTTTTAGAAAATGCTGTGGTGCTTCTGGCTATCTGGAAGAACAAGAAATTCCATCTGCCAATGTACTATTTATTGGGCAACTTGACTCTCTCTGACCTGCTCGCAGGTTTCACCTACATGGTAAACCTCATAACATCCGGAGCCAACACATTAAACATGACCCCAGTGCTGTGGTTCCTGAGGGAGGGGGGTGTGTTCATCATGCTGGCTGCCTCCGTCATCAGTTTACTGGCCATCGCTATTGAGCGTCATGTTACCATGGTGAGGATGAAGCCGTACCAGGGGGACAAACAGGGGCGGATGTTTGCTCTGATCGGAGCGAGTTGGGTGTTGTCGGTGTTCCTGGGCGTCCTGCCTGTCCTAGGCTGGAATTGCATGGGACGGCTGGAGCAGTGCTCCACAGTCCTGCCGCTCTACGCCAAGAGTTACATCCTCTTCTGCATCACCATCTTCAGTGCCATCCTCATGTCCATCGTGGTGCTGTATGTCCGCATCTTCCGCATTGTCAAGTCCAACACCCAGCGCCTCGGTTCAAATCCACACCGAAAAGGCCTTTACCGCAAGTCCCAGAAATACATGGCCCTGCTGAAGACAGTCACCATAGTTCTTGGGGTCTTCATCGCATGTTGGCTGCccctcttcatcctcctacTGCTGGACTTCTTCTGTAAAGCCAAAACCTGCGAAGTGCTCTTTAAGGCAGACTACTTCTTGGGCATCGCTATGTTCAACTCCCTTCTTAACCCTATCATCTACACCCTGACCAGCAAGGACATGAGGAGGGCCATCCTCAGGCTTCTCTGCAGACACTGCCTTCTGACAAAAGATGGACACATGAAGAAGATTGGGATGCCCTTCTTGGAGTGCAGCACCAGTAAGACTGATGCAGCCTCTCACAGACTGGAGGGAGTGGAGACAACAGTATCCTCCGGGAACTTTACGCCCTCTACTATTAAAGTCATCTACCCCAGGATGTCTAAGACATGA